One region of Streptomyces sp. CG4 genomic DNA includes:
- a CDS encoding SCO2322 family protein — protein MTAVRRTASLLVAALVLSAAGTGQAQATGYRYWSFWERTGGHWTYATMGPSSARPDDGAVEGFRFAVSADSADASRPRGAADFGTICSSTPAASGLKRVALVLDFGTPEDAPSGETPPAGRTACARVPADATTAEALAAVAKPLRYDTNAMLCAISGYPKQGCGEQVASGRKGSSGQKSGSGEKDGSDSGPSLGLPIGAGVVALLAGAAVWQSRRRRNASG, from the coding sequence GTGACGGCCGTCCGCCGCACCGCGAGCCTGCTCGTGGCCGCACTCGTCCTGTCGGCGGCCGGAACCGGCCAGGCACAGGCCACCGGCTACCGCTACTGGTCCTTCTGGGAGCGGACCGGCGGGCACTGGACGTACGCCACCATGGGCCCGTCGAGCGCCCGTCCCGACGACGGTGCCGTGGAGGGGTTCCGCTTCGCGGTGAGCGCGGACTCGGCGGACGCGAGCCGGCCGCGCGGGGCGGCGGACTTCGGCACGATCTGCTCGTCGACACCGGCCGCGTCCGGTTTGAAGCGGGTGGCCCTGGTCCTCGACTTCGGCACGCCCGAGGACGCGCCGTCGGGTGAGACGCCGCCGGCGGGGCGTACGGCCTGCGCCCGGGTGCCCGCCGACGCGACGACCGCGGAGGCGCTGGCCGCTGTGGCCAAGCCCCTGCGCTACGACACCAACGCCATGTTGTGTGCGATCTCCGGGTATCCGAAGCAGGGGTGCGGCGAGCAGGTGGCCTCCGGCCGGAAGGGCAGCTCGGGCCAGAAGAGCGGCTCGGGCGAGAAGGACGGCTCGGACAGTGGGCCTTCGCTGGGGCTGCCGATCGGCGCGGGTGTCGTCGCCCTCCTGGCAGGTGCAGCGGTGTGGCAGTCCCGACGGCGACGCAATGCGTCCGGGTGA
- a CDS encoding prenyltransferase/squalene oxidase repeat-containing protein, with translation MNVRRSAAVLAAVGVLAAAAPATAAGPSPSPKAAIPSGLYGTSDPANDGVWRQSLTLIAQRTLGYRPAAQAVDWLAGQQCANGAFAAFRADPTKACDSRVAVDTNNTAAAVQALKAAGGHDAAVGKAVAWLKSVQNKDGGWGYLPGGASDTNSTSAVVGALAATGADPASVRTSGKSPYDLLAAWSIPCDQDGGGALAYQPDKKGTLVANADATAAGVLGALGKGFVAKAGKAPAQEACAKAGRPTPAQVADNAGAYLAAAVAKTGHLQSALPGAEDQPDYGNTVDTVVALAADGRTEQAKKAYGWLEKNAGKWAAQSGPAAYAQLILAAHAVGAQPGDFGGTSLVRSLNALGPLPQMAATGYQQETKSDGGSGFGAWWFVGVCLVAGIGVGFLLSGRKKRQP, from the coding sequence ATGAACGTCCGCCGCAGTGCCGCGGTGCTCGCCGCCGTAGGCGTGCTGGCCGCCGCCGCGCCCGCCACGGCCGCCGGCCCGTCCCCGTCTCCGAAGGCGGCGATCCCGTCGGGGCTGTACGGCACGTCCGACCCGGCCAACGACGGCGTGTGGCGGCAGTCGTTGACGCTGATCGCCCAGCGGACCCTCGGCTACCGGCCGGCCGCACAGGCCGTGGACTGGCTCGCCGGCCAGCAGTGCGCGAACGGCGCCTTCGCCGCCTTCCGCGCCGACCCCACCAAGGCCTGCGACAGCAGGGTCGCGGTGGACACCAACAACACCGCCGCCGCGGTGCAGGCCCTCAAGGCGGCCGGCGGGCACGACGCCGCCGTCGGCAAGGCGGTGGCCTGGCTGAAGTCCGTGCAGAACAAGGACGGCGGCTGGGGCTACCTGCCGGGCGGCGCCAGTGACACCAACTCCACCTCCGCCGTCGTGGGTGCCCTGGCCGCGACCGGCGCCGACCCGGCGTCCGTCCGCACGTCCGGCAAGTCCCCCTACGACCTGCTGGCCGCCTGGTCCATCCCCTGCGACCAGGACGGCGGCGGCGCCCTCGCCTACCAGCCCGACAAGAAGGGCACGTTGGTCGCCAACGCGGACGCCACGGCGGCCGGGGTGCTCGGCGCGCTCGGCAAGGGGTTCGTCGCCAAGGCCGGGAAGGCGCCCGCGCAGGAGGCGTGTGCCAAGGCCGGTCGTCCCACCCCGGCGCAGGTCGCCGACAACGCCGGCGCCTATCTGGCGGCCGCCGTCGCCAAGACCGGGCACCTGCAGTCCGCGCTGCCCGGGGCCGAGGACCAGCCGGACTACGGCAACACGGTGGACACGGTCGTCGCGCTCGCCGCGGACGGCCGGACCGAGCAGGCGAAGAAGGCGTACGGCTGGCTGGAGAAGAACGCCGGGAAGTGGGCGGCGCAGAGCGGTCCGGCGGCGTACGCCCAGCTGATCCTCGCCGCCCATGCGGTCGGCGCGCAGCCGGGTGACTTCGGCGGCACCAGCCTGGTCCGGTCCCTCAACGCGCTCGGCCCCCTCCCGCAGATGGCGGCGACCGGGTACCAGCAGGAGACCAAGTCCGACGGCGGCTCCGGCTTCGGCGCCTGGTGGTTCGTCGGGGTCTGCCTGGTCGCGGGCATCGGTGTCGGCTTCCTGCTCAGCGGCCGGAAGAAGCGGCAGCCGTGA
- a CDS encoding nuclear transport factor 2 family protein — protein MAPLDRLLVERACERLIVGFVHRLDLGEPASVAELFTEDGVWEWPSPGDGRRIRGREALRAYFGSRPADRLSRRLMSNVLVTVTGPDTAGAVSYFTTYRVDGYEGGAPIPAGPPVQVGHYADTFRRVDGTWLITSRTLHLPFGGETPKAG, from the coding sequence ATGGCTCCCTTGGACCGACTTCTCGTCGAGCGTGCCTGTGAGCGCCTGATCGTCGGCTTCGTCCACCGGCTCGATCTCGGTGAACCGGCCTCCGTGGCCGAGCTGTTCACCGAGGACGGCGTCTGGGAGTGGCCGTCGCCGGGGGACGGGCGGCGGATCCGGGGCCGGGAGGCGCTGCGCGCGTACTTCGGCTCCCGGCCCGCCGACCGGCTCTCCCGCCGGCTGATGTCCAACGTGCTGGTCACCGTGACCGGACCGGACACGGCAGGCGCCGTCTCGTACTTCACGACGTACCGCGTCGACGGATACGAGGGGGGCGCCCCCATCCCCGCCGGGCCGCCCGTCCAGGTCGGTCACTACGCCGACACCTTCCGCAGGGTCGACGGCACATGGCTGATCACCTCCCGCACCCTGCACCTGCCCTTCGGCGGCGAGACCCCGAAGGCGGGCTGA